TATTTTTCAATCTTTACGTTTTTTTTTAACATCAATATAATGTGTGAAAAAACCCTTGAAAACAAAGGGTTTTTGCGTTAATATGACTCTCATATGTTTGATGTGAAGGAGATTGAGGCAAGAATCATAGGGAAGGTGCAGATGGTCATGTTCCGGGACTCGATACAGAGAAAGGCACGAGCGCTTGGAATAAAAGGTGAGGTAGAAAATATGGACGACCTGTCTGTTCGGATAGTGGCACAAGGTACCGAAGACTCACTTAATACTCTTATAGAACATCTACACAAAGGACCATTTCTTGCGCGAGTAATTAATGTTGATGTAGACTGGAGAGATCCCGAAGAGAAATTTAGTGAGTTTAAGATAATATATTAAAGATGGGTAAAGAACAAAAAAAGAATAAAGTTCCAAAATGTATCGGCGTGATTATGGACGGTAATCGCAGATGGGCGAAAGAAGAGGGAATAGCAATATTTAAAGGGTACAGTGCAGGATACGAGAAGCTAAAAGAATTTATCAAGTGGGCAAAAGAAGCAGGAGTTAGAAATCTTATATTTTTTGCATTTTCAACTGAAAATTGGAACAGATCAAAAAAAGAGGTGGCGTATCTTATGGATTTGTTTGAAAAAGCGCTTGTTGGTGAACTAGACGAAGTAAAAAAAGAAAATGTTCGTATGAAGTTTATCGGACAGAAAGAACGATTTTCCGATAAGTTTCAGGGTATGATGAAAAAAACTGAGGAAGACACCAAAAATAATACTGAAGGAACAATCGTCTTGGCACTTTCCTACTGTGGAAGATTAGACATACTCTCTGCGGTGAATTATGCGATCAATGCGGGAAATAAAAACATTACCGAAGAAGAATTCAGCAAAATGCTTTGGACGAAAGATATTCCTGACCCGGACATTATAATTCGCACCAGTGGTGAAAAAAGACTCTCTGGATTTCTACCATGGCAGGGTGTGTACAGCGAACTGTTTTTTATAGATACGTACTGGCCTGCATTTTCCAAAGAAGAATTTTTAAACATTCTTGAAGAGTATTCAAACAGAGAACGA
This genomic stretch from Patescibacteria group bacterium harbors:
- a CDS encoding acylphosphatase; protein product: MFDVKEIEARIIGKVQMVMFRDSIQRKARALGIKGEVENMDDLSVRIVAQGTEDSLNTLIEHLHKGPFLARVINVDVDWRDPEEKFSEFKIIY
- the uppS gene encoding di-trans,poly-cis-decaprenylcistransferase, producing the protein MGKEQKKNKVPKCIGVIMDGNRRWAKEEGIAIFKGYSAGYEKLKEFIKWAKEAGVRNLIFFAFSTENWNRSKKEVAYLMDLFEKALVGELDEVKKENVRMKFIGQKERFSDKFQGMMKKTEEDTKNNTEGTIVLALSYCGRLDILSAVNYAINAGNKNITEEEFSKMLWTKDIPDPDIIIRTSGEKRLSGFLPWQGVYSELFFIDTYWPAFSKEEFLNILEEYSNRERRRGK